The proteins below are encoded in one region of Halorhodospira halochloris:
- a CDS encoding Druantia anti-phage system protein DruA has translation MLRLHEQGKITLPPSRLRKRRRRATFPPTPATDPQPLLNTPVNMMPKPTFHIVQGNAAQSRCWNEYIARYHYLGYTPLDGHQIRYNVYAGEQLVALLGFGASAWKLADRERFIGWSSEQRERNLSLVVNNTRFLILPWVQVRGLASKILGLAARQLPLDWQQRYGFQPVLLETFVEWPRHTGTCYKAANWQWVGRTTGRGKKSTSHKQRLPTKDIWLYPLRRDFANRLCS, from the coding sequence ATGCTGCGACTGCACGAGCAGGGGAAGATCACCCTACCTCCATCCCGGCTGCGCAAGCGCCGTCGGCGCGCCACGTTTCCCCCGACGCCGGCAACCGACCCCCAGCCGCTTCTCAATACGCCGGTCAACATGATGCCAAAACCGACCTTTCATATCGTCCAGGGCAATGCGGCGCAATCACGGTGCTGGAATGAGTACATAGCCCGCTATCACTACCTAGGCTACACGCCATTAGACGGTCACCAGATCCGCTATAACGTCTACGCTGGAGAACAACTCGTCGCGCTGCTCGGCTTCGGAGCCAGCGCCTGGAAGCTCGCCGACCGTGAGCGGTTTATCGGCTGGAGCAGCGAGCAACGCGAGCGCAATCTATCCCTTGTGGTCAACAATACACGCTTTTTGATCCTGCCCTGGGTGCAGGTGCGTGGGCTTGCCTCAAAAATCCTGGGGCTTGCAGCGCGGCAATTGCCGCTAGATTGGCAGCAGCGTTACGGCTTTCAACCGGTGCTGCTTGAGACCTTTGTCGAATGGCCCCGCCACACCGGGACCTGCTACAAGGCGGCCAACTGGCAGTGGGTGGGTCGCACAACCGGGCGGGGCAAGAAGAGCACAAGCCACAAGCAAAGGCTGCCGACCAAGGACATCTGGCTCTACCCGCTCAGGCGTGACTTCGCTAATCGGCTTTGTAGCTGA
- a CDS encoding type II toxin-antitoxin system VapC family toxin — protein sequence MDIVADTNIFLAVALNEPDRDRIITLTADASALAPEILPYEIGNALSAMVKRRQLSYSEALEAEKSVRRIPVRLVSTDIRSSLQLALDQDIYAYDAYFLQCAQALSCPLLTLDRRMRQVARELGIRVLE from the coding sequence ATGGACATCGTCGCTGACACTAATATCTTCCTCGCGGTTGCACTGAATGAACCAGACAGAGACCGCATCATCACGCTGACGGCCGACGCGTCAGCGTTAGCACCTGAAATTTTGCCCTATGAGATCGGCAACGCCCTTTCTGCGATGGTGAAGCGGCGTCAACTTTCGTATTCAGAGGCTCTGGAGGCCGAGAAGTCAGTCCGACGGATTCCGGTGCGGTTAGTGTCCACGGATATACGTAGCTCGCTGCAGCTTGCTCTGGATCAAGATATTTACGCCTATGACGCATATTTCCTGCAATGCGCTCAGGCACTATCGTGCCCGTTATTGACCCTTGATCGTCGTATGAGGCAGGTGGCGAGAGAACTTGGGATCAGGGTACTGGAGTAA
- a CDS encoding transposase DNA-binding-containing protein codes for MFLNPPPNMYGFWQPTTAELPIDDWARHEFAHARCGDRRLQERLITVARDFAAHSQADTPEACGTRARTKAAYRFLANPRASMQQLIRSHAQASAGRCRHHDVVLAVQDTTTLNYSAPTITEGLGPIGSRADGAQGLIVHDTMAFSTEGTPLGLIDVYAWARHCEDRGLRRLSGDCYLPYRSNVANQPREERASAEWPC; via the coding sequence GTGTTCTTGAATCCTCCGCCAAATATGTACGGATTTTGGCAGCCAACAACAGCCGAGCTGCCCATCGACGATTGGGCCCGTCACGAGTTCGCCCACGCCCGCTGCGGCGACCGGCGCCTGCAGGAGCGGCTGATCACCGTCGCCCGTGACTTCGCCGCGCACAGCCAAGCCGATACACCCGAGGCCTGTGGCACACGAGCGCGCACGAAGGCAGCCTATCGGTTTCTGGCGAATCCGAGGGCGAGCATGCAGCAGCTGATCCGTTCGCACGCGCAGGCCAGCGCCGGGCGCTGCCGGCACCACGACGTCGTGCTGGCCGTGCAGGACACCACCACGCTCAACTACTCGGCTCCGACGATCACCGAGGGCCTCGGGCCGATCGGCAGCCGAGCCGACGGGGCGCAGGGGCTGATTGTCCACGACACCATGGCCTTCAGCACCGAGGGCACACCCCTTGGGCTGATCGATGTATATGCCTGGGCCCGGCACTGCGAGGACCGCGGCCTGCGCCGACTCTCTGGTGATTGTTATCTACCATATCGTTCTAACGTCGCAAATCAGCCGCGCGAGGAACGAGCGTCGGCTGAATGGCCTTGTTAG
- a CDS encoding endonuclease NucS domain-containing protein, producing MPRYWVIAPIDSQPADFFEKVWRFDIEKEVISIGWSQFGDVSGMSRDELAKVVAHHYPEKPQQTKGLITNMVWSFCHKIEPGDVVIARRGRKILAAVGTVREKAFYKAGKNPDVDHRLFLPVTWHQEPRDKDFGAVVFPMPTLAEIDETQYQSLVEGSGLEVAKSEDGETYENQAEFVLEKYLEEFIVSNFSGIFKGELEVYVDEDGNTGQQYTTDIGSIDILAEDRRNNSLVVIELKKGRPSDQVVGQIMRYMGWVKKNLALEDQKVRGLVICRGEDQRLSYALEMVDHVDIRYYKVSFSLTERP from the coding sequence ATGCCACGTTATTGGGTGATTGCCCCCATAGATTCTCAGCCGGCTGACTTCTTCGAGAAGGTGTGGCGCTTTGATATCGAAAAGGAGGTCATTTCAATTGGCTGGTCTCAGTTCGGTGATGTGTCCGGCATGAGTCGTGACGAGCTGGCAAAAGTCGTGGCCCACCACTACCCTGAGAAGCCACAACAGACCAAAGGCTTGATCACTAATATGGTGTGGTCATTTTGCCACAAGATAGAGCCTGGCGATGTCGTTATAGCGCGGCGTGGAAGAAAGATACTCGCAGCCGTTGGTACAGTCAGAGAAAAAGCATTCTACAAGGCTGGGAAAAATCCTGATGTAGATCACCGTCTTTTCCTTCCTGTGACATGGCACCAAGAACCCAGAGACAAGGACTTTGGTGCGGTAGTGTTTCCCATGCCTACCTTGGCAGAAATTGATGAAACGCAATACCAGAGCCTTGTCGAGGGGTCGGGGCTAGAAGTTGCCAAGAGCGAGGATGGGGAGACTTACGAGAATCAAGCAGAGTTTGTTCTGGAGAAGTACCTCGAGGAATTTATCGTCTCCAACTTCTCCGGAATATTTAAGGGTGAACTCGAGGTATATGTCGACGAGGACGGTAATACTGGGCAGCAGTACACCACGGACATTGGTTCTATTGATATTCTTGCGGAAGATCGCCGCAATAATTCGCTTGTCGTTATTGAGCTAAAAAAGGGCCGCCCTTCGGACCAAGTGGTAGGGCAAATCATGCGATACATGGGATGGGTCAAAAAAAACCTTGCGCTAGAAGACCAGAAGGTACGAGGTCTTGTGATTTGCCGCGGGGAAGATCAGAGGCTCAGCTATGCGCTAGAAATGGTCGATCATGTTGATATCCGGTACTACAAAGTTTCGTTTTCCCTTACGGAGCGCCCTTAA
- a CDS encoding NfeD family protein codes for MISAWNIWLASAIGLLLVDLLLFGGASGVLLAMAGMALFGMGAALLGLSWEFQILSAALSGVLLIPLALKALKKLTPGELSQSLDDPRLRGQQFKVYTDSGGQARVTVFGDEFMARPSSIDQSLKDGSLVRIVRFEGNTAIVTPND; via the coding sequence ATGATAAGCGCGTGGAATATCTGGTTAGCTTCGGCCATTGGCCTGTTGTTAGTGGACCTTCTGCTCTTCGGTGGGGCAAGCGGAGTGCTGCTGGCAATGGCCGGAATGGCTCTGTTCGGCATGGGCGCGGCCTTGTTAGGTTTGTCATGGGAATTCCAGATCCTTAGTGCCGCCCTTTCAGGCGTTCTGTTGATCCCCCTGGCACTAAAAGCATTGAAGAAGCTAACCCCGGGGGAGCTATCTCAAAGCCTTGATGATCCGCGCCTTCGAGGGCAGCAATTCAAAGTTTATACCGACAGTGGTGGCCAGGCGCGTGTTACTGTTTTCGGCGATGAGTTTATGGCTCGCCCATCAAGCATTGATCAATCATTAAAAGATGGCAGTCTAGTGCGTATTGTTCGTTTTGAAGGCAATACGGCAATAGTAACCCCCAATGATTAG
- a CDS encoding SPFH domain-containing protein: MNSDVPIPEITTLLIVLLAVLLIIIIIKGLVIVPQRHAMVIERLGRYHRTLNAGLNLIIPILDQPRPITIVRYRDNQKTINTEKKIDLREVVLDFPKQEVITKDNVGVRIDGVLYYQIMDAQAAIYGAENLVLAVQTLAQTSLRSEIGRMELDQIFESRQEINARLQNTMDDAGNKWGVKVNRVEIRDIDIPDDIREAMNKQMAAERARRAEVREAEGYKQAEILKAEGDKEAAVQRAEGEKRAIQQILEAAAGTEGLEARDAMRYLIAQEYMETLPKVAQEGERVFIPLEATSLMGSVGGIRELLGPTTGAAAASSSSSSGAGSGGSGG; this comes from the coding sequence ATGAACAGTGATGTCCCAATACCCGAGATCACCACGCTGCTGATTGTTCTGTTAGCAGTCCTGCTTATCATTATAATAATCAAAGGGCTGGTTATAGTGCCTCAGCGACATGCCATGGTGATTGAACGCTTGGGCCGTTATCATCGCACCCTTAACGCTGGCTTGAATCTAATCATCCCGATCCTTGACCAACCACGACCGATAACCATCGTCCGCTACCGGGATAACCAGAAGACAATCAACACAGAAAAAAAGATCGATCTGCGCGAGGTGGTGCTTGATTTCCCCAAGCAGGAAGTTATCACCAAGGATAATGTCGGTGTACGTATAGACGGCGTGCTCTATTACCAGATAATGGACGCCCAAGCGGCTATTTACGGGGCAGAAAATCTAGTTTTAGCTGTACAGACCTTAGCTCAAACATCGCTACGTTCAGAAATCGGCCGCATGGAACTCGATCAGATATTCGAGTCGCGTCAAGAGATAAATGCTCGTCTGCAGAACACCATGGATGATGCAGGCAACAAATGGGGGGTAAAAGTAAACCGCGTGGAGATCCGGGATATCGATATTCCTGACGATATCCGCGAGGCCATGAATAAGCAAATGGCTGCCGAGCGCGCCCGAAGAGCTGAAGTCAGGGAGGCAGAGGGATATAAGCAAGCGGAGATTCTCAAGGCAGAAGGTGATAAGGAGGCGGCGGTACAGCGTGCGGAAGGTGAAAAGCGCGCTATACAACAGATTCTGGAAGCCGCCGCGGGTACAGAAGGATTAGAGGCGCGTGATGCCATGCGCTATCTTATTGCCCAGGAGTACATGGAGACATTGCCAAAAGTGGCTCAAGAAGGTGAGCGTGTCTTTATTCCGCTGGAGGCTACCAGCCTCATGGGATCTGTCGGTGGTATTAGAGAGTTGCTTGGCCCCACGACTGGTGCGGCTGCCGCATCGAGTTCTTCCTCATCGGGAGCAGGCAGTGGGGGGAGTGGTGGATAA
- a CDS encoding zinc ribbon domain-containing protein, which translates to MVRFGAFHQLLKLKAEEAGAWAVEAPTRQIKPSQTCHACGQQEKKPLSQRWHSCPCGTSCSRDENAARVLLAWLERSLSGREPADAWREVRPGHPLDESALPSKRETHAVA; encoded by the coding sequence TTGGTAAGATTCGGGGCCTTCCATCAATTGCTCAAGCTCAAAGCGGAAGAAGCTGGTGCTTGGGCGGTGGAGGCCCCGACGCGGCAGATCAAGCCCTCGCAGACCTGCCACGCATGCGGGCAGCAAGAGAAGAAACCGCTCAGTCAACGCTGGCACAGCTGCCCTTGCGGAACGTCCTGTTCACGGGACGAGAACGCCGCTCGGGTGCTGTTGGCTTGGCTGGAGCGGAGTTTATCCGGCCGGGAACCGGCCGATGCGTGGAGGGAGGTCAGACCGGGTCATCCTCTGGATGAATCGGCACTCCCGTCGAAGCGCGAAACTCACGCCGTAGCGTAA
- a CDS encoding HigA family addiction module antitoxin — protein sequence MHRQPTHPGEMLVEEFLRPMQITQRELADAIHVPYQRVNELVNQKRGITPSTALRLARFFGVSADFWLNLQVRWDLYKTQQVEKDELAEIQDVTHWQKMA from the coding sequence ATACATAGGCAGCCGACTCATCCCGGTGAAATGCTGGTAGAGGAGTTCCTGCGTCCAATGCAAATTACGCAGCGCGAACTAGCAGATGCCATTCATGTGCCTTATCAGAGGGTTAATGAGCTAGTTAATCAGAAGCGTGGTATTACGCCCAGCACCGCGCTTCGTTTGGCTCGATTCTTTGGTGTTTCGGCTGATTTCTGGTTGAACCTTCAGGTCAGGTGGGATCTTTATAAGACACAACAAGTTGAAAAGGACGAGTTGGCGGAGATTCAAGATGTCACTCATTGGCAAAAGATGGCTTAA
- a CDS encoding c-type cytochrome domain-containing protein yields the protein MEVASAFVAWFYDILAFFGYTHPVHPIFVHITIGLVVAAMVFALIALVPQYNRYAITARDCVTFAFISAVPTMLVGLMDWVHYFGGHLSSLFKIKITLALILIPLLGLAVYLHSKLNIRSILLHIVYLAGFVNIVLLGYYGGELIHASATPHAETAADEDPDRDPDAVTYSQVSRIMQNQCVHCHSRHNDLGGLDLSSYDALMEGGDSGAVVEPGEPQESLLVLMLDGSEEPLMPLGGPELPQSDIDTISKWVEKGAER from the coding sequence ATGGAAGTCGCATCAGCATTCGTAGCATGGTTCTACGATATTCTCGCCTTCTTCGGCTACACCCATCCGGTGCACCCGATATTCGTGCATATCACCATCGGCCTAGTTGTAGCGGCGATGGTCTTTGCATTAATTGCCCTGGTACCCCAGTACAACAGATACGCTATCACTGCCCGTGACTGCGTGACTTTCGCCTTCATTTCAGCCGTACCCACCATGCTGGTTGGGCTGATGGACTGGGTGCACTACTTTGGCGGCCACCTCAGCTCGCTGTTTAAAATCAAGATCACCCTGGCACTGATCCTCATACCCCTGCTTGGCTTAGCTGTATATCTTCACAGCAAACTAAATATCCGCTCGATCTTGCTCCATATCGTCTATCTGGCTGGCTTCGTAAATATCGTCCTGCTTGGTTACTACGGCGGTGAACTTATCCACGCCTCAGCCACACCACATGCAGAAACCGCAGCCGATGAAGATCCAGACCGAGATCCCGACGCGGTAACCTACTCCCAGGTAAGCCGTATCATGCAGAACCAGTGCGTACACTGTCACAGTCGGCATAACGATCTCGGTGGTCTCGACCTCAGCTCCTACGACGCCCTAATGGAGGGCGGGGATTCCGGAGCTGTAGTAGAACCGGGAGAGCCACAAGAAAGCCTCTTAGTGCTTATGCTGGACGGGAGCGAAGAGCCGCTTATGCCACTTGGTGGACCTGAGCTGCCGCAGAGCGATATAGACACGATTAGCAAATGGGTTGAAAAAGGGGCAGAACGTTAA
- the smpB gene encoding SsrA-binding protein SmpB: MTAVSKKAGKSKAGGGNVIAVNRKAGFDYFIEERLEAGLALEGWEVKSMREKRVNLTESYVLVRRGEAWLVGCNITPLSTASTHIRPDPTRTRKLLLHRREISRLAGSVDRAGYTVVPLQLYWKRGKAKLEIGLAKGKQKQDKRADKKEKDWQRQRERLLKHKV; encoded by the coding sequence ATCACAGCAGTGAGTAAGAAAGCAGGAAAAAGCAAGGCAGGCGGCGGGAATGTTATAGCCGTAAACCGCAAGGCGGGATTTGACTATTTCATCGAAGAGCGCTTAGAGGCTGGCCTCGCTCTTGAGGGCTGGGAAGTCAAGTCCATGCGCGAGAAGCGCGTTAATCTCACCGAGAGCTATGTTTTAGTACGACGAGGAGAGGCGTGGCTAGTCGGGTGCAACATAACTCCGCTGAGCACCGCCTCGACACATATCCGCCCTGACCCGACCCGCACTCGCAAGTTATTGCTGCACCGGCGTGAAATAAGTCGGCTGGCTGGTTCTGTGGATCGCGCTGGATACACAGTTGTCCCACTACAACTCTACTGGAAACGGGGCAAGGCAAAGCTGGAGATAGGCCTAGCCAAGGGCAAGCAGAAGCAAGACAAGCGCGCCGATAAGAAGGAAAAAGACTGGCAAAGACAGCGCGAGCGCCTACTAAAACATAAGGTTTGA
- the fur gene encoding ferric iron uptake transcriptional regulator — protein MDASGLRKAGLKVTLPRMKILEILEQSRQRHVSAEDVYRSLLDAGEDIGLATVYRVLTQFENVGIVVRHNFQGNHSVFELNDINHHDHIVCTNCGRVEEFVDDTIEKRQRETANGCDFRMTGHSLILYGLCAECREDGETEESTADTAYYER, from the coding sequence GTGGACGCATCAGGATTACGCAAAGCGGGTTTGAAGGTAACTTTGCCGCGGATGAAAATACTTGAGATCCTCGAGCAAAGTAGGCAACGCCACGTCTCAGCCGAGGACGTCTATCGCTCACTATTGGATGCAGGGGAAGACATAGGCCTAGCAACCGTTTATAGGGTGCTTACTCAGTTTGAAAATGTCGGCATCGTCGTTCGACATAATTTCCAAGGGAACCATTCGGTCTTTGAACTGAACGACATCAACCATCACGACCACATTGTCTGTACCAATTGTGGCCGGGTTGAGGAGTTCGTTGATGATACCATCGAAAAGCGTCAACGCGAGACAGCAAATGGGTGTGACTTTCGCATGACCGGACACTCGCTAATCCTCTACGGATTGTGCGCTGAGTGTCGCGAAGACGGCGAGACAGAGGAATCCACGGCAGATACAGCCTACTACGAACGCTAA
- a CDS encoding outer membrane protein assembly factor BamE, whose protein sequence is MLEREDIDRIETGMSQAQVEQILGRPVLEHPFAEERWDYIYRYSGADREDEANKRLTIFFEQGQVAEIEDHWPEDD, encoded by the coding sequence ATGCTGGAGCGCGAGGACATCGACCGAATTGAGACTGGGATGAGTCAAGCCCAGGTTGAGCAGATACTAGGGCGTCCAGTCCTTGAGCATCCTTTCGCTGAGGAGCGGTGGGACTACATATACAGGTATAGCGGTGCCGACCGTGAGGATGAGGCAAACAAAAGACTAACTATTTTCTTCGAGCAAGGTCAGGTAGCCGAGATAGAGGATCACTGGCCCGAGGATGATTGA
- a CDS encoding RnfH family protein produces MANEGSAGKSFPNLDQGAGENKDTTAPTIQVEVAYALPHQQTVLDVRLPTGSTVNDAIQASGILEHHPQIDLAEQAVGVHGQVTKPQTALRDGDRVEIYRPLLIDPKEARRQRASGQSSSGQ; encoded by the coding sequence ATGGCTAATGAGGGCAGCGCAGGTAAATCATTCCCCAACCTAGACCAAGGGGCAGGAGAGAACAAGGACACAACCGCTCCAACTATCCAGGTCGAGGTGGCTTACGCTCTCCCGCATCAACAGACAGTGCTAGACGTCAGACTGCCCACTGGCAGCACTGTAAACGACGCCATCCAGGCATCCGGGATACTTGAGCACCACCCGCAGATAGATCTAGCCGAACAAGCGGTGGGAGTCCACGGTCAAGTTACCAAACCCCAAACTGCCCTGCGTGACGGTGATCGTGTCGAGATCTACCGCCCTCTGCTTATCGACCCCAAAGAGGCGCGCCGCCAGCGGGCATCAGGTCAATCATCCTCGGGCCAGTGA
- a CDS encoding type II toxin-antitoxin system RatA family toxin, producing MPTISRSAVVPYTTEEIYDLVNDVASYPEFIPWCKRCEIISTSEHSTRARMTFAKSGVEKSLVTENTHERGKSIDLRLVDGPFRHLRGHWRFYDLGDGNSKVTLEMDFEFSNRLVAYAFGKFFTQLSGRLVDAFVQRAQEIYGKRHG from the coding sequence ATGCCGACAATCAGCCGCAGCGCAGTAGTGCCCTACACTACCGAAGAGATCTACGATCTAGTCAACGATGTGGCCAGCTACCCCGAGTTCATTCCGTGGTGCAAGCGCTGTGAGATCATATCCACCAGCGAGCACTCGACCCGGGCTCGGATGACCTTTGCTAAGAGCGGCGTAGAGAAATCACTGGTAACCGAAAACACCCACGAGCGCGGTAAGAGCATTGACCTGAGACTGGTTGATGGCCCTTTTCGGCATCTCAGGGGCCATTGGCGCTTCTACGACCTTGGCGATGGTAACTCCAAAGTGACTCTAGAGATGGATTTCGAGTTCTCTAACAGATTAGTCGCCTATGCCTTCGGGAAATTCTTCACTCAGCTATCCGGCAGGCTTGTAGACGCCTTTGTCCAGAGGGCGCAAGAGATATACGGAAAGCGGCATGGCTAA
- the recN gene encoding DNA repair protein RecN gives MLREIHIRNFTIVEELDLELGAGMNVLTGETGAGKSILLDAIGLCLGDRATADVIRPGSEKAEITAIFDPPSDSGLSAWLTEQELTAEDELIIRRVIQKSGRSRGYINGVPVGLQMLRSLGEHLIDIHGQHAHQSLLRANAQRALLDGFANTHQRLPVDQIAELYRQLKAIDRELDELSSSEQNYEDRLALLRYQVEELDSVVPGEQGIAEVENEHRRLAHAEELLRQAHSQLDNLGDDEQSAQALIGRALRELEEQRGIDPSLNEACELFETALTYLQEGCQALRSFTDTLEPDPQRLSELDQKISDLRDLARKHRVEVDELPETLSRLQNDLYQLENAEQRIAELRQQRDEVLENYRQAAAELSALRQHYATTLAAEVGELLGELGMAGAELIVAVEHNPEGYPTAHGLDHVELKVRTNPGHPPGPLAKVASGGELSRLGLALQVATVSGSSSVPTLIFDEADTGIGGAVAEVVGRLLRTLGQRYQVLCVTHLPQVASQASHHFNVAKAQDGQATSASVTQLDDDGRIEELARMLGGLQISDHERGAAREMLQRGTDRRL, from the coding sequence ATGCTGAGAGAAATACACATCCGTAACTTTACAATAGTCGAGGAACTAGATCTTGAACTCGGTGCAGGGATGAACGTCCTCACCGGCGAGACAGGGGCAGGGAAATCGATACTCCTCGACGCTATTGGCCTATGCCTAGGTGACAGGGCGACGGCAGACGTCATCCGCCCCGGCAGCGAGAAGGCTGAAATCACAGCCATATTCGATCCGCCGAGCGATTCTGGACTTAGCGCATGGCTTACCGAACAAGAGCTAACAGCCGAAGACGAACTCATTATCCGGCGGGTAATCCAAAAAAGCGGCCGCTCGCGTGGGTATATAAACGGCGTCCCGGTGGGCCTGCAGATGCTTCGCTCACTTGGCGAACATCTAATCGACATCCATGGCCAGCATGCCCACCAGTCACTTCTGCGTGCCAACGCCCAACGCGCCCTGCTGGATGGCTTTGCCAACACCCATCAGCGGCTGCCGGTCGATCAAATCGCTGAGCTATACCGGCAATTGAAAGCAATCGATCGTGAACTAGATGAGTTAAGCAGCAGCGAACAGAATTATGAAGATCGCCTGGCACTCCTGCGCTATCAGGTTGAAGAGCTGGACAGTGTGGTTCCCGGCGAGCAAGGCATAGCCGAGGTGGAGAACGAACATCGACGTCTTGCCCATGCAGAGGAGTTGCTACGCCAAGCCCACAGCCAGCTGGATAATCTTGGTGACGATGAGCAATCCGCACAAGCACTCATAGGTCGTGCCCTGCGCGAGCTTGAGGAGCAGCGGGGAATAGACCCCTCGCTCAACGAAGCTTGTGAGTTATTCGAAACAGCCCTGACCTACCTGCAGGAAGGCTGCCAGGCTCTGCGCAGTTTTACTGATACACTGGAACCCGACCCACAGCGCTTGTCTGAACTTGATCAAAAGATAAGCGACCTACGCGACTTGGCCCGTAAGCACCGGGTCGAAGTCGATGAGTTGCCCGAGACACTCAGCAGACTCCAAAACGACCTCTACCAACTGGAAAACGCTGAGCAGCGTATAGCAGAACTGCGCCAGCAACGCGATGAGGTGCTTGAGAATTACCGTCAGGCAGCAGCCGAGCTATCAGCGCTGCGCCAGCATTACGCCACGACCCTCGCTGCAGAAGTCGGTGAATTACTCGGTGAATTAGGCATGGCTGGGGCTGAATTGATCGTGGCGGTTGAGCACAACCCTGAAGGATATCCAACTGCCCACGGGCTTGACCATGTAGAGCTCAAGGTCCGCACCAACCCAGGCCACCCCCCAGGCCCGTTGGCCAAGGTGGCATCAGGGGGCGAACTATCCCGCTTGGGACTAGCGCTCCAAGTGGCCACAGTCTCCGGTTCGTCCTCTGTGCCGACGCTAATCTTCGATGAGGCTGATACCGGCATCGGTGGAGCCGTAGCAGAGGTTGTTGGCCGCCTGCTGCGGACTCTGGGGCAGCGCTACCAGGTCCTCTGCGTAACTCATCTGCCGCAGGTTGCCTCCCAGGCAAGCCATCACTTTAACGTCGCAAAGGCCCAGGATGGACAAGCGACAAGCGCCTCGGTAACCCAGCTTGATGATGATGGGCGCATCGAAGAACTGGCTCGTATGCTTGGCGGCTTGCAAATCAGCGATCATGAGCGGGGAGCAGCACGGGAAATGCTACAGCGCGGAACCGATAGGCGCCTTTAA
- a CDS encoding NAD(+) kinase yields the protein MTESFCTFKSVGIIGKPGDPAVCQLLEQLLPILKEHGCRAYIDASSVTNNGYCENLRVPFAELLDSCELIIAIGGDGTLIHVARALAGRPNIALMGINRGRLGFLVDVHPDNLREVEQVLTGNYVIDERFLLTAQVHHNGAHKTTQPDSAVAVNEVSIHRWNTSRMIELSTWVDGEPLSDHRADGLIVSTPTGSTAYALAGGGPIVHPNLHAMVMVPVNPHSLSNRPLVIDSRSQVEIEVHAEFIDRVRVSCDSQQDLALSPGSRIIVRAHPTPLSMIHPPGYSYFNLLRAKLGWGGPPRELHASA from the coding sequence ATGACAGAGAGCTTTTGCACATTTAAATCCGTCGGCATCATCGGCAAACCTGGCGACCCCGCAGTATGCCAGCTACTCGAACAGCTACTGCCAATCCTTAAGGAACATGGCTGTAGGGCATACATCGACGCCTCATCGGTAACCAACAACGGCTACTGCGAGAATTTGCGAGTACCTTTTGCTGAACTGCTGGATAGCTGCGAGTTGATTATCGCCATCGGCGGTGATGGCACCCTGATCCATGTCGCCCGCGCCCTTGCTGGCAGACCCAACATTGCCCTCATGGGTATCAACCGCGGCAGGCTCGGCTTTCTCGTCGACGTCCACCCAGATAACCTCAGAGAGGTGGAGCAAGTCCTAACCGGCAACTACGTGATCGACGAACGCTTCCTGCTGACCGCCCAAGTTCACCATAACGGGGCGCACAAAACCACCCAACCTGACAGCGCAGTAGCCGTAAACGAGGTCTCCATTCACCGTTGGAACACATCCCGGATGATCGAGCTCTCCACTTGGGTCGACGGCGAGCCACTAAGCGATCATAGGGCAGACGGCCTTATTGTCTCCACCCCCACCGGCTCAACCGCTTATGCTCTAGCCGGCGGCGGTCCGATTGTACACCCGAATTTGCATGCTATGGTCATGGTGCCGGTCAACCCGCACTCATTAAGCAATCGGCCGCTGGTCATAGACAGCAGAAGTCAAGTGGAGATTGAGGTCCATGCAGAGTTTATCGATCGGGTCAGGGTAAGCTGTGATAGCCAGCAGGATCTTGCTTTAAGCCCGGGGAGCAGAATTATAGTCAGGGCTCATCCAACTCCGCTGAGCATGATTCACCCCCCCGGATATAGTTACTTCAACCTGTTAAGGGCTAAGCTAGGCTGGGGAGGACCCCCACGAGAGCTACATGCCAGCGCTTAA